From a region of the Marinomonas mediterranea MMB-1 genome:
- a CDS encoding RebB family R body protein: MATNAAPQYGEEIATAAAFSVAMTEVAMGTSISMLMENAVTNESHSQSIQNAGVSQCCALMLAAGTAGATKGI; the protein is encoded by the coding sequence ATGGCTACGAATGCAGCGCCTCAATATGGAGAAGAGATAGCCACAGCTGCCGCCTTCTCTGTCGCGATGACAGAAGTTGCCATGGGGACGTCCATTAGTATGTTGATGGAAAACGCGGTGACGAATGAGTCACACTCGCAGTCCATTCAGAATGCGGGCGTCAGTCAATGTTGTGCACTCATGCTTGCGGCAGGCACAGCGGGAGCAACGAAGGGAATTTAA
- a CDS encoding RebB family R body protein produces MAFPTAVNSQITDSVSQVNTKVLGDAPAVATGNFMIATSQALSNAAHNATTGQQNNSITAQAALTQGVNTLYTVDTASAAVGTARIYR; encoded by the coding sequence ATGGCATTTCCAACAGCAGTAAACAGTCAAATTACCGATTCAGTTTCTCAGGTGAATACCAAGGTTCTTGGTGATGCACCCGCAGTAGCAACCGGTAATTTCATGATTGCAACCAGTCAGGCGCTTTCTAATGCCGCGCATAATGCGACAACAGGACAGCAAAACAACAGCATTACAGCGCAAGCTGCATTAACTCAGGGCGTGAATACTCTGTATACCGTTGATACAGCGTCTGCAGCAGTAGGCACTGCGAGAATCTATCGTTAA
- a CDS encoding RebB family R body protein: MAFPTAVNSQITDSVTQANVQVLGSAPSVAMGNLYQATSQALANAAHNATTAQQQANITAQAVTTMGVNLLYSVDTASTAVATSKILG; encoded by the coding sequence ATGGCATTTCCAACGGCAGTAAATAGCCAGATTACCGATTCGGTAACGCAGGCCAATGTCCAAGTATTAGGGTCTGCGCCATCCGTTGCGATGGGGAATTTGTATCAGGCAACGTCGCAGGCGTTAGCGAATGCGGCGCACAATGCAACGACGGCACAACAACAGGCAAATATTACAGCGCAGGCTGTTACGACGATGGGCGTTAACTTGCTCTATTCCGTCGATACCGCGTCCACGGCTGTCGCGACGAGTAAAATCCTTGGTTAG
- a CDS encoding RebB family R body protein: MAFPTAVNDQITDSVTQANVKVLGDAPAMSMGNLFQATSQALANAAHNATTAQQQTAITAQAATTMGVTTLYSIDTASTGVATKDILSS; the protein is encoded by the coding sequence ATGGCTTTTCCAACCGCAGTAAATGATCAAATTACCGATTCAGTCACTCAAGCAAATGTGAAGGTGCTTGGCGATGCGCCAGCAATGTCGATGGGTAACCTCTTTCAAGCGACTTCTCAAGCTTTGGCAAATGCCGCTCATAATGCGACGACTGCTCAACAGCAGACCGCGATCACCGCACAGGCAGCGACCACAATGGGCGTGACAACCTTGTACTCCATTGATACTGCTTCTACTGGTGTGGCAACGAAAGATATTTTGAGTAGCTAA
- a CDS encoding RebB family R body protein, protein MAFPTAVNDQITDSVTQANVKVLGDAPALSMGNLFQATSQALANAAHNATSAQQQTGVTAQAATTMGVTTLYSIDTASTGMATKDILTPPTTKVAGLGS, encoded by the coding sequence ATGGCATTTCCAACAGCGGTCAATGACCAAATCACCGATTCGGTAACTCAAGCCAATGTCAAAGTGCTCGGCGATGCGCCTGCTTTGTCAATGGGTAATCTATTTCAAGCAACGTCTCAAGCGCTTGCTAACGCCGCACATAACGCGACGTCGGCACAGCAGCAAACAGGCGTCACTGCGCAGGCTGCGACAACAATGGGCGTAACCACCTTGTACTCAATAGATACGGCAAGTACAGGAATGGCGACGAAGGATATTTTGACGCCGCCAACGACTAAGGTTGCAGGCTTAGGCTCTTAA
- a CDS encoding helix-turn-helix domain-containing protein, with protein sequence MNQVQLSRPISFDENQDAWVGSSSFIQMAKQQLKLMSKSRLPVFILGLSGTGKAIAAKILHDLGCAGRAPFVTVCCHQIDQDNLARELEEHHSRAGGGSLYIRNIELLSDQGLDALKQFWLRFDTAEQDVRLLVSSSDTKNITSVESGLNDTFSNWLYYHCLTIELPTLMNRLEDIEGLVQMYQAENPMIARLSFQSSAWDVLKGYTWPGNVKQLKRCLDKLAIQANSSIVNREVLLECFPSMATERDKKASVIQKDLLSVKVNSKDMMYQYAGADLSVPSTNSIVPNNMNPLGNMFSDDGDFSHHSINHPALNKAIVYLYHNYKKPLNMDELASQACISPSHLSYLFKHYLGMSFKQVLLRLRIVKAMALLAENPNRQVTQVCDDVGFSDLSFFVRKFKSTVGMSPGVYRDQYGQADSSPEFLVVEEALSHPLLQLPIRH encoded by the coding sequence ATGAATCAAGTTCAATTATCACGCCCGATTTCATTCGATGAAAACCAAGATGCTTGGGTTGGCTCCAGTTCGTTTATCCAGATGGCAAAGCAACAACTTAAGTTGATGTCTAAAAGTCGTTTGCCCGTCTTTATTCTCGGCCTGTCAGGAACAGGGAAGGCCATCGCCGCTAAAATTCTTCATGATTTAGGCTGTGCGGGACGCGCTCCATTTGTCACTGTTTGCTGCCATCAAATTGATCAAGACAACCTCGCTCGTGAACTGGAAGAACATCATTCGAGAGCGGGCGGAGGCAGTTTATACATTCGAAATATTGAATTGTTATCAGATCAGGGGTTAGACGCTCTCAAGCAATTTTGGTTGCGTTTTGATACCGCAGAGCAAGATGTACGTCTTTTAGTGAGCTCTTCTGATACCAAAAACATCACGTCGGTCGAATCAGGACTAAACGATACATTTAGCAATTGGCTTTACTACCACTGCCTGACTATTGAATTGCCTACTTTAATGAATCGACTCGAAGATATTGAGGGGTTGGTGCAGATGTATCAAGCGGAGAATCCAATGATTGCTCGGTTGTCGTTTCAGTCGAGTGCATGGGATGTGCTCAAAGGTTACACGTGGCCGGGTAATGTTAAGCAGTTGAAACGTTGTTTGGACAAGCTTGCGATTCAGGCAAATTCGTCCATAGTGAATCGTGAGGTATTGTTGGAATGCTTCCCATCGATGGCCACCGAGCGTGATAAAAAGGCGTCGGTTATTCAGAAAGACCTATTGAGTGTGAAAGTAAATTCAAAGGATATGATGTATCAATATGCAGGCGCTGATCTGAGTGTGCCGTCTACGAATAGTATTGTTCCAAACAATATGAACCCGTTGGGTAACATGTTCTCGGACGATGGTGACTTCTCTCATCATTCTATAAATCACCCTGCGTTAAACAAAGCCATTGTGTATTTGTATCACAATTATAAGAAGCCATTAAACATGGATGAGCTAGCAAGTCAGGCTTGTATCAGTCCCTCCCATCTTTCCTATTTGTTCAAACACTATTTAGGTATGTCTTTTAAACAGGTGTTGTTGCGTTTACGGATCGTGAAGGCAATGGCGCTTCTTGCCGAAAACCCTAATCGTCAGGTGACTCAGGTCTGTGATGATGTGGGTTTTTCAGATTTAAGTTTTTTCGTCAGAAAATTTAAGTCAACCGTCGGCATGAGTCCAGGTGTGTATCGGGATCAATATGGGCAAGCCGATTCCAGCCCTGAATTTCTGGTGGTTGAGGAGGCGCTATCGCATCCTTTGTTGCAACTTCCCATCCGGCATTGA